In the genome of Quercus robur chromosome 3, dhQueRobu3.1, whole genome shotgun sequence, one region contains:
- the LOC126719618 gene encoding uncharacterized protein LOC126719618 gives MVEASKDIDAKVVHNLISCRELAQRSSCDFALSVWSLWQDCPLISLLNAKDFTGLLHQICSNSDGVSLEYFFAISWSIWYNRNQIVHNERGLSPLQVWEMAKRVVDDFQEANLLHLSSTQPSNSGWAAPPPGFFKINVDGASSLDGQGVSGVGVIIRDANGGVLAALCKALPMHYSAEWTELFAMEQGVLLAQEMGVQQAIFESDASAVVQAISQDLCGGESGHLIQGIQNAKLRFLSCSFRHVKRDSNRAAHELAQYAKCKNVSCVWKGVSPPFLDSLFHSGIG, from the coding sequence ATGGTAGAAGCCTCTAAAGATATAGATGCTAAGGTTGTGCATAATTTAATATCCTGTCGGGAGTTGGCTCAAAGGTCAAGCTGTGACTTTGCTCTATCGGTGTGGTCACTTTGGCAAGATTGCCCTTTAATATCCCTGCTGAATGCAAAAGACTTTACTGGTCTGCTGCACCAAATTTGTTCAAACTCTGATGGAGTTTcattagaatatttttttgcaatatccTGGTCCATATGGTATAACCGAAATCAGATAGTTCATAATGAGCGTGGTCTTTCCCCTCTGCAAGTCTGGGAAATGGCGAAGAGAGTTGTTGATGACTTCCAAGAAGCTAACTTGCTGCATTTGTCCTCGACACAACCATCAAACAGTGGCTGGGCAGCGCCTCCCCCaggttttttcaaaattaatgttGATGGTGCGTCGTCCTTGGATGGTCAGGGGGTGTCGGGAGTGGGAGTGATCATTCGGGATGCTAATGGTGGTGTGCTTGCTGCTCTCTGTAAAGCCTTGCCTATGCACTATTCAGCTGAATGGACTGAACTCTTTGCTATGGAGCAGGGTGTCCTCTTGGCTCAGGAAATGGGTGTTCAGCAGGCAATCTTTGAATCTGATGCTTCCGCTGTCGTTCAAGCCATTTCTCAAGACCTCTGTGGTGGTGAATCAGGCCACTTGATCCAAGGAATACAGAACGCGAAATTGCGCTTCTTGAGTTGCTCATTTCGACATGTGAAAAGGGACTCCAACAGGGCTGCCCATGAGCTTGCCCAATATGCAAAATGTAAAAATGTCAGCTGTGTATGGAAAGGTGTTTCTCCGCCTTTCTTAGATTCTCTGTTTCATTCGGGTATAGGCTGA